Within the Candidatus Neomarinimicrobiota bacterium genome, the region ATCTTGATCAGCAGATTATTGAGATATTTCAGCGGGCATTACAGCGTGAACCGACTCAGTCTGAAATAAATATACTCAAAGGTGTTCACGCGAAAGCTTCTTCAACATTAAATATGGATGAACCAGGGGGGGCGTCTACAGATGATTATGGTGAAACGTTGAAAACGCCCATGGCAGTGGTGGCGAATGTAATTTTAAATTTAGATGAATTTTTAACCCGGCAATAAATATGATGAATAAATACCTAGAGGCATATATTCGAAAAGTAGAATTTGAAACACGTCGGCATTTTTTAAAACAATGTTCTACGGGGCTGGGTGCGATGGCTTTGGGATCCTTGGCAGGGTGTAATCAAAAAGTTGTTGGGGGATTGGATAAACTAGCAAGAATGGGAAATCCTCTTTTGGCAAAGCCGTCAATGTTCGCTCCAAAAGCAAAACGGGTTATTTATTTGCATATGGCTGGGGCGCCATCTCAACTTGAATTATTTGACTATAAACCGGCGTTGCAAGAGTTAGATGGTCAGGATTGTCCCCAATCCTTATTGGAAGGTAAACGATTCGCATTTATTGAAGGAACACCAAAAATGTTGGGTCCTCTTTATCCCTTTAAACAATATGGAGATTCCGGTGCTTGGGTTTCTGATCGCCTTCCCCATTTTTCCACAATCGTTGATGATGTATCCTTTTTAAAGGCTATGCATACAAATGAGTTTAACCATGCGCCTGCCCAGCTTTTAATGCAAACGGGCTTCCCTCGCCTAGGAAGACCCAGTATGGGATCATGGGTGACTTATGGTCTCGGATCTGAAAATGAAAATCTGCCTGGGTTTATTGTACTTGTCTCTGGCGGGAAAAATCCCAGTGCGGGTAAAAGTATTTGGGGGAGCGGATTTTTACCTTCTATTTATCAAGGTGTTGAATGTAGGAGCCAAGGTGATCCTGTGATGTATCTTTCCGACCCGAAAAATCTGACTCGTGGATTGAAAGAAAAAATTGTAAAAGGAATTAATAAACTGAATGAAAAACACTATAATGAAGTTGGAGACCCTGAAACCTTAACGCGGATTTCACAATATGAAATGGCTTTTAAAATGCAGATGTCTGTGCCGGAAGCAATGGACATTTATAAGGAACCAGAATATGTACATCAAATGTATGGGTCAGAACCGGGAGGATCTTCTTTCGCCAATAACTGTGTTTTGGCCCGCAGGTTGGCCGAACGCGGCTGCCGGTTTATTCAACTATATCACTGGGGTTGGGATGGTCACGGTGCATCGGCGAATGAAGCGTTAGACTTGGGTTTCAAGGATCGTTGCAGGGAAGTTGATAAAGCTATGACGGCCCTTATTATAGATCTGAAACAGAGAGGTATGCTGGAAGAGACACTAGTTGTATGGGGTGGTGAATTTGGTCGAACCCCCATGCGGGAGAATCGCGGTGGCAAAGAAATGGTATATAAGGGGCGGGATCATTTGCTGGAAGCTTTTACAATTTGGATGGCAGGCGGCGGCGTGAAGCAGGGAATCTCTTACGGAGAAACAGATGATATTGGTTACTATGGCGTGGAGGGGAGAACACACGTTCATGACTTACAGGCGACCATTCTACATCTCTTGGGACTTGACCACGAAGAATTGACTTACAATTTCCAGGGACGGCCTTACCGATTGACGGATGTATCCGGTCATGTAATTAGTGATATTTTGGCTTAGAGATTTTATGCTTGAAGTCAGTTCAATATTTGTGCATCCATTCATTCAATTTATTGGGCGCTTTCATCCATTAATTATTCATCTACCAATTGGGTTTCTCATTATTGCTTATATTATGGCGGTGGTCGGATATTTTAATATAGAGAAAAAATCTTATTTAAATGAATCTGTACCTTTAGTTTTGTTTTTGGGATTGCTCAGTGCCATTATTGCAACTACCACAGGCTTTATTTTATCAAGAAGCGGTAGTTACGAGTTAGAAGCAATAATGAATCATCAATTGGCAGGGATTTTCACAACCCTACTAGCAATAGTCACATATATTTTTCGACATAAAAAACTATATTTACCACTTTTTACTGTAACGATTTTGAGCATTTTTATCTCGGGACATTTGGGTGGTGAACTCACCCATGGCAAAGGATTCATAACAAAAGTATTCATTTCATCTAAGAACAAAAGTGATAGTGTTGCCAACGAAGTTAACTTGGCTGATATTTCCATATATCCTCATGTCATTGCACCGTTGCTGGAGGACAATTGTCAAAGCTGTCATAATAAGGAAAAGCCAAATAACGAATTAAATTTGGAAACTTTTGAGTCGCTCATAAAGGGGGGCGTAAGCGGCCCGATTGTTGCGGTAGGAAATGCCTCTGCTAGTGAAATCATTCGACGCATTTCATTGTCAGGAGATGATGACGATGCCATGCCACCAAAAGGTAAAAAAAAGTTAAATTCAGATGAAATTGAATTGTTAAAAATTTGGATAGATACAGGGCTTCCCAATAATGTAATGGTTGCCGATTTAGATCCTCGTAGTGGCATGAAGAAAGTTATTCAAAAATTGATTGAAAAAAATCGATTTTCCACAGAAGCTAAATATATCAATGTACCAAAAGCATCCCCCCCTAAAATTAACCAATTAATTGAAGCGGGTTTTGCCGTTACCCCCATTGTTTTAGATTATCCCCAATTGCAGGTGTCGTATTTTAACCGTCAGGATACCATAACTAAGGCAAAGATTAATCTATTAAAATCTGTAGCACAACAAATCGTCCAGCTCGATTTATCTGGAGCGAATATCCTAGATTGGCGGTTTCTATCTAGGTTTAATAATTTGGTCAAGCTACACTTGAAAAATACATCTATTTCTGACAAGGATTTACAAAATATAAATAGTGAAAACTTGACTCACCTGAACTTGTTCGGAACGAGTATTTCCGAGGAATCAATAAATTCTCTGGTAACTTTTGATAGACTTAAAATGCTCTATATAGGTGAAACCGAGATTACATTAGAAAATATATCAACCCTGAAAAATACACTTCTGGATTTGTCCATTAATTTGGGCGAAGGAAAAGAATCGATTTTAAAAGGAGTAGAATTACCTACGCCCAGTTTTGCTTTGGATCAAAAATTTATAGATGAAACAAGTCAATTAAAATTAAATTCATCTATTGAAGATGTAGAATACTATTATTCGTTTGATAGTACTATACCTATGGATGATTGGGAAAAGTTGGACCGTGATATTTTAGATATTGATCGTTCAGTAGAATTAAATATATATGCAAAAAAGGAGGGATGGCAACGGTCTAAGGTGCTAAAACATACCGTTTTCTTTCAAACTCATAAATTTAAGGATGTAGTCTTATCCCCAGACCCAAGTAACAAATATTTCGGAAAAGGTGCTGCTTCTATAAATGATAAAAATTTGGGTTCTATTCATTTTGATGATGGTACTTGGTTGGGCTATGAAGGAGAAAACGCAGAAATCGACTTGGCTTTTCATGATGAATTAGTTGTGAAAAAGATTTCTTTAAATATGTTGATTGACAGTGATTATTGGATTTTTCCTCCGGAAAAAATTGAGGTATTTTCCTCGAATGACGGACAGAATTATAAAAAAATTGCCATGAAGTTTTTACCTGACCCTCAACTAAAAGATGAAAATTTTAATAAGACAATTAGTTTTGATTTATATGACGAAACTGCGAAATTTCTCAAATTAAAGATTGTCAATAGAGGTCTGTGTCCAGATTGGCATCAAGGTCGCGGAAAAAAAGCTTGGATATTTTTTAACGAAGTGATTGTCGAATGAAAATTGCTATTATTGGCGATAATTGTAGAATTAGGGGCTGCATTATTAGACCGCTTCAGTTGGTTCCCCATTTTAGGAGATTGACTCACCATGCTGATGGAAGGAAATACTTGTGACGGTTCAAAAGATTTTCAAGATTAAAATATTGATTGAACCTCATTTTCTGTGGAAACTCTAGCATATCTGAAAGGATAAAATCCATGCACAAGCAATCGATGAAAACATCTATATTTCTCTTCACAATGATGACTTTTCTATTTGGCAAATCAGCAGATACATTGAAGGTTGGGGATATGGCGCCCGATTTTACACTCTTATCTGAAGAAAATAAAAAGATTACCCTAAAGGATTATCGCGGAAAATGGGTGATTGTTTATTTTTTCCCTAAAGCTGATACACCAGGATGAATCAAGGAAGCGTGCGGGTTCCGCAACGCATTCAGTGAGTATGAAAAAGAAAATATTACCGTATTCGGTATCAGTTATGATTCACCCAAAGCATTGTCGGCATTCAAGAAAAAGTTCAATTTGCCCTTTACTTTATTGTCCGATAAGGGAAAAAAAGTTTCTAAAGCATACGGTACGAAAGGCAGATTTTGGGCTAGCCGTGTGACCTTTGTATTAGATAATAAAGGCCGTATCGAAAAAATTTATAAGAAAATGAACGTCAACACACACGCGGGGGAAATACTTGACGACATCTTGGGTAAAGAATAGTTTATTTCTCATTCTCTTGGGATGGTTGAACGCCCAGGAGCTCAACTATATACACGGCTTCATTACTGATAAAAGTTCGGGAGAAGCCCTCATTGGTGCCAATGTTTACCTCTCCGGGACTGATTTGGGGACAGCCACCAATTACGACGGTTATTATGTTGTGAGTGAAATCCCATCGGGCGATTATGAAGTCGTCATTTCTTATTTGGGTTATAATACTGAGAAGAAGCAAATTCCCCTTAATAATGGTGATGACCTTGAACTGTCCATTGCCCTGGAAATAACTCCCATCGAAATGAGTGCCATTGAAGTGACCGGCAAAGAGGTAGATCGGCGTGTAAATATTCAGATCAGTCGTAATACGCTCAATATGCGCCAACTTA harbors:
- a CDS encoding DUF1501 domain-containing protein, which encodes MNKYLEAYIRKVEFETRRHFLKQCSTGLGAMALGSLAGCNQKVVGGLDKLARMGNPLLAKPSMFAPKAKRVIYLHMAGAPSQLELFDYKPALQELDGQDCPQSLLEGKRFAFIEGTPKMLGPLYPFKQYGDSGAWVSDRLPHFSTIVDDVSFLKAMHTNEFNHAPAQLLMQTGFPRLGRPSMGSWVTYGLGSENENLPGFIVLVSGGKNPSAGKSIWGSGFLPSIYQGVECRSQGDPVMYLSDPKNLTRGLKEKIVKGINKLNEKHYNEVGDPETLTRISQYEMAFKMQMSVPEAMDIYKEPEYVHQMYGSEPGGSSFANNCVLARRLAERGCRFIQLYHWGWDGHGASANEALDLGFKDRCREVDKAMTALIIDLKQRGMLEETLVVWGGEFGRTPMRENRGGKEMVYKGRDHLLEAFTIWMAGGGVKQGISYGETDDIGYYGVEGRTHVHDLQATILHLLGLDHEELTYNFQGRPYRLTDVSGHVISDILA
- a CDS encoding redoxin domain-containing protein, translated to MKTSIFLFTMMTFLFGKSADTLKVGDMAPDFTLLSEENKKITLKDYRGKWVIVYFFPKADTPG
- a CDS encoding peroxiredoxin gives rise to the protein MKEACGFRNAFSEYEKENITVFGISYDSPKALSAFKKKFNLPFTLLSDKGKKVSKAYGTKGRFWASRVTFVLDNKGRIEKIYKKMNVNTHAGEILDDILGKE